One part of the Dioscorea cayenensis subsp. rotundata cultivar TDr96_F1 chromosome 2, TDr96_F1_v2_PseudoChromosome.rev07_lg8_w22 25.fasta, whole genome shotgun sequence genome encodes these proteins:
- the LOC120269882 gene encoding LOW QUALITY PROTEIN: phosphoenolpyruvate carboxylase kinase 1-like (The sequence of the model RefSeq protein was modified relative to this genomic sequence to represent the inferred CDS: deleted 2 bases in 2 codons) encodes MSEALKADYEIGAEIGRGRFGAVFHCYSVTSGEPFAVKTIDKTLLTDSTDRQLVDREAKITLLAAAGNPHVVQIYAVYEDDSSIHLVLDLLPGPDLFERISAVGSPMPEPEAAAIIAQLMEALHACHQRGVAHRDVKPDNVMFDSRGRLRLVDFGSAECFGEGRPMRGVVGTPYYVAPEVVAGREYGEKVDVWSAGVILYMMLGGIPPFYGETAVDIFEAVLRGNLRFPTRIFSSVSPAAKDLMRRMICRDPSRRFSADQVLRHSWIVGGGGALHLT; translated from the exons ATGAGCGAAGCTCTGAAGGCGGACTACGAGATCGGAGCGGAGATCGGACGTGGGCGGTTCGGTGCCGTGTTCCACTGCTACTCGGTCACCTCCGGCGAGCCCTTCGCCgtcaagaccatcgacaagacccTCCTCACCGACTCCACTGACCGTCAGCTCGTCGATCGTGAGGCCAAGATCACTCTTCTCGCCGCTGCTGGAAACCCCCATGTTGTTCAGATCTATGCTGTATATGAGGATGACTCATCGATCCATCTCGTTCTTGATCTTCTCCCTGGTCCCGATCTCTTCGAACGGATCTCC GCCGTGGGAAGCCCGATGCCTGAACCAGAGGCGGCTGCGATCATCGCTCAGTTGATGGAAGCCCTACATGCTTGCCATCAGCGCGGGGTCGCTCACCGGGATGTCAAGCCGGACAACGTGATGTTCGACTCGCGGGGGAGACTACGCCTGGTGGATTTCGGCTCCGCCGAGTGCTTTGGTGAGGGGAGGCCGATGAGAGGCGTTGTCGGCACGCCGTACTACGTTGCGCCGGAGGTGGTGGCTGGGAGGGAGTACGGGGAGAAGGTCGATGTCTGGAGTGCCGGAGTGATCCTCTACATGATGCTGGGCGGGATCCCACCGTTCTACGGCGAGACGGCAGTGGATATCTTTGAGGCGGTGCTAAGA GGTAATCTCCGGTTCCCAACCCGGATATTCTCATCGGTCTCGCCGGCGGCGAAGGATCTCATGCGCCGGATGATCTGCCGGGACCCTTCTCGCCGCTTCTCCGCTGATCAAGTTCTTC GGCATTCTTGGATCGTTGGCGGCGGAGGCGCGCTTCATCTCACCTGA